A region of bacterium DNA encodes the following proteins:
- a CDS encoding MBL fold metallo-hydrolase — protein MKLTFHGASGEVTGSQYVFEVGGRRVLMECGLFQGRRQEAYDKNRHPDYDARSLNAVVLSHAHLDHSGNLPRLASLGYNGPVFMTPITADLCDPMLRDSAHVQLKDLEFVNKLHRRKGRPAFNPLYTMEDAEQILTQFQPRPLRQTFDVVPGVRATFINAGHVLGSAQIILDLEEHGRHLRLGFTGDLGRSQLPVLKDPDHLTDVDVLMTETTYGNRDHDPITESGPQLLEVILSTYAKRGKVIIPSFALERTQELLFLLAEMRSSGKLPKDMPVYVDSPLAVKCTEIFARHKEAYDPETQALIKSGINPFDFPGLHFTQSVEQSKALNVAGQPMIILAASGMMEAGRILHHLHNNIEDPHSTILIVSYQAEHTLGRRIAERMPEVNIFGEPHKLRARVKILNTFSGHAGKTDLLANVRMVKETSPRLKTVYLVHGEESQAVPFMQTLQSWHAFDCVYPKRGETVEL, from the coding sequence ATGAAGTTAACCTTTCACGGGGCATCCGGCGAAGTGACGGGGTCCCAATATGTCTTTGAAGTTGGCGGTCGACGGGTTCTGATGGAATGTGGTCTCTTTCAGGGGCGGCGCCAAGAGGCGTACGACAAGAACCGCCATCCCGACTACGACGCCCGCTCCCTGAATGCCGTCGTGCTTAGCCATGCCCATCTTGATCACAGCGGCAATCTGCCGCGGCTGGCAAGTCTCGGCTACAACGGGCCGGTGTTTATGACTCCGATCACAGCGGACCTTTGTGATCCCATGCTGCGGGACTCGGCGCATGTGCAGCTTAAGGATTTGGAATTTGTCAACAAGCTCCATCGTCGCAAAGGCCGTCCGGCCTTCAACCCACTGTACACGATGGAAGATGCCGAGCAGATCCTGACCCAATTTCAACCCCGTCCCCTGCGTCAGACCTTTGATGTGGTGCCGGGAGTGCGGGCGACGTTTATCAATGCGGGGCACGTGCTGGGTTCAGCGCAGATCATTCTGGATCTGGAAGAGCATGGCCGCCACCTGAGACTGGGCTTTACAGGAGACCTTGGCCGTTCGCAACTCCCGGTACTCAAAGACCCGGATCATCTGACCGATGTGGACGTGCTGATGACCGAAACCACCTATGGCAACCGTGATCACGATCCGATCACCGAGAGCGGGCCGCAGTTGTTGGAGGTGATTCTCTCGACGTATGCCAAGCGCGGCAAAGTGATCATCCCGTCGTTTGCCCTCGAACGCACACAGGAGTTGCTGTTCCTGCTGGCCGAGATGCGCTCTTCAGGAAAGCTGCCAAAGGATATGCCGGTCTATGTGGACAGTCCGCTGGCGGTCAAATGCACGGAGATCTTTGCCCGCCATAAGGAAGCTTACGATCCGGAGACGCAGGCCTTGATCAAGAGTGGCATCAATCCCTTCGACTTTCCGGGCCTGCATTTTACCCAGTCGGTGGAGCAGTCGAAGGCTCTGAATGTGGCTGGGCAGCCGATGATCATTCTGGCGGCTTCGGGCATGATGGAAGCGGGGCGGATTCTGCACCACCTGCACAACAATATCGAGGATCCTCACAGCACGATTCTGATCGTGTCCTATCAGGCAGAACATACCTTAGGAAGACGTATAGCAGAACGTATGCCGGAAGTGAACATCTTCGGTGAACCGCACAAATTACGCGCGCGGGTGAAGATACTCAACACTTTTTCTGGTCATGCGGGCAAAACGGATCTTTTAGCCAACGTTCGGATGGTGAAAGAGACGTCTCCACGGCTGAAAACGGTCTATTTGGTCCATGGTGAAGAGTCCCAAGCCGTGCCGTTCATGCAGACCCTGCAAAGTTGGCACGCGTTCGACTGTGTTTACCCCAAAAGAGGGGAGACCGTAGAACTCTAA
- a CDS encoding S8 family serine peptidase — protein MVKGKAMLVVKTDTSFAALSSLCSKYAATVEGQLPTLRMYLLAFPESLAVVPLCADFETNSNTLHCCPDIIFHPQTADSCWSLQWSFKNTGQGGGTIGADMMIEEAHAICRGSRSTRLAILDTGVPTYDSVLTHPDLADSTRIILDTLGYPSYGNPPFPERAFDDVRGHGTHVAGIALAEENSYGVVGVCPACTGLIVKMVYQNDPDAWTMAVCITHADVSRHAQILNISYSVPVHDNPALDVAIDAAGQHGALLAFACGNELGGTDCDYPANLADDAGRSYVLAIAGTNPNDERLEGESCTHTGCFHSRAGHSVTVAAPGGGLGDCSNDACMDIVSDRAPHAEDSCRWMCTEYPAELVQYMEGTSMSSPAVAGIAGLLKSYDSTLSASQIRSILEQSADDILQPGPDTVSGYGRVNAFKALLRAPGVKTLATNLTIRPHIYDPHSPNYAGSGDSPYYIEGGLIVPAGKTLTLQPGVRLTFGPGATLEVLGTLVVNGTASDSVRLEPSGTGTWGPINVHGYQSSLMMSYGVVRGGGIFVYKPTPGCVVNNSHLYDCGVGLDISSANMLVDSNLIEACTNYGIRGATSQGTITHNTIRNCGRGGVFWVGDDPNTGEAALFDHNTIVSNGTGTSPIAGCYFNTTTARLTCNRIALNLPYQIKCENAANIVLNQYGQASAGNYVGAGQSALWCGSCGFTCICEDPPAGFAPLVYLSTSYPLLNSGFNTFHFDVNGTYMYDVSQRCRIVKQHNVKENYFEPDNSAPSSTNKHFCPTTGFVGQPSASGTTCGTLIITEKDPAFAAYSDAAASELNSSYSTASEGYRAMLDQYPDDEAALWAARGALRTGLHTVPSGTVLFDSLYTLWADTTRPMAVRYAGRREAVWALIAAQNYVAATTELQTILAEPAGEDSLWAAVASDIVSLLSTGGPQVQSTPASAHRRLSDFYDRLNHRMGRPSDQEVLDSQPVVQSEKLCKAYPNPFNNTVNIQFELTADAAVRLDVFNLLGQKVATLVNQPMKAGSHTYSWSGESASSGVYFYRFQAGTHVETQKLMLLK, from the coding sequence ATGGTGAAAGGCAAAGCGATGCTCGTCGTGAAGACGGACACGAGCTTCGCCGCATTAAGTTCACTCTGTTCCAAGTATGCGGCAACAGTGGAAGGCCAACTGCCGACCTTACGCATGTACCTCCTTGCGTTCCCCGAGTCGCTGGCAGTCGTTCCGCTTTGCGCTGACTTCGAAACCAACTCCAACACCCTGCACTGTTGCCCGGATATTATCTTCCACCCTCAAACCGCAGATTCGTGCTGGAGTCTTCAATGGAGTTTTAAGAACACTGGCCAAGGGGGAGGCACGATTGGCGCGGATATGATGATCGAGGAAGCACATGCTATTTGCCGTGGCTCGCGGTCAACCAGACTTGCAATTCTGGACACAGGGGTGCCAACCTACGATAGCGTATTGACGCATCCAGATCTTGCTGACTCAACACGCATCATCCTCGATACCTTAGGTTACCCCAGTTATGGTAATCCGCCTTTCCCGGAACGGGCATTTGACGATGTTAGAGGTCACGGCACACATGTGGCCGGGATTGCTTTAGCTGAGGAGAATAGCTATGGGGTTGTCGGCGTTTGCCCGGCCTGCACCGGATTAATTGTGAAGATGGTCTATCAAAACGACCCGGATGCCTGGACAATGGCCGTCTGTATTACTCACGCCGACGTTTCCCGGCACGCTCAGATCCTCAACATCAGCTATAGTGTCCCTGTGCACGATAATCCGGCCCTTGACGTAGCCATAGACGCCGCCGGTCAGCACGGTGCGCTCTTGGCATTCGCTTGCGGTAACGAACTTGGCGGTACGGACTGCGACTATCCTGCCAACCTTGCCGATGATGCTGGGCGATCCTATGTGCTTGCTATCGCCGGTACAAATCCCAACGATGAGCGACTGGAAGGGGAGTCGTGTACGCATACAGGCTGCTTTCATTCCCGTGCTGGACATAGCGTTACCGTAGCCGCACCCGGCGGTGGTTTGGGAGATTGCTCCAATGATGCTTGCATGGACATTGTATCGGATCGTGCTCCGCATGCGGAAGATAGTTGCAGATGGATGTGCACGGAGTACCCCGCAGAACTGGTCCAATATATGGAGGGCACTTCTATGTCCTCTCCTGCCGTGGCAGGTATTGCGGGTCTGCTTAAGTCCTATGATTCAACCTTATCCGCGTCACAAATCAGGAGTATTCTCGAGCAGAGCGCCGATGATATTCTTCAGCCCGGCCCGGATACGGTCTCCGGCTACGGTCGTGTCAACGCCTTCAAAGCCTTGCTGCGCGCACCCGGCGTAAAGACGCTGGCGACTAACTTGACGATCCGTCCCCATATTTACGATCCGCACAGCCCCAATTACGCCGGTTCAGGTGACAGCCCCTATTACATCGAAGGCGGCTTGATTGTCCCGGCGGGAAAAACCTTGACGCTGCAACCGGGAGTCCGGCTGACCTTCGGGCCGGGCGCGACGCTCGAAGTGCTGGGGACACTGGTGGTCAACGGAACGGCGTCGGACTCGGTTCGGCTCGAGCCCAGCGGCACCGGCACGTGGGGTCCCATTAACGTTCACGGCTATCAGTCGAGCCTGATGATGAGCTATGGTGTCGTGCGCGGCGGCGGAATCTTCGTCTATAAGCCGACTCCGGGCTGCGTCGTCAACAATTCCCACCTTTATGATTGCGGCGTGGGGCTGGACATTTCCAGCGCCAACATGCTGGTGGACAGCAACCTGATCGAAGCCTGCACGAATTACGGCATTCGCGGCGCGACCAGTCAGGGCACGATCACCCACAACACGATCCGCAACTGTGGCCGGGGCGGTGTCTTTTGGGTGGGCGACGATCCGAACACCGGCGAAGCGGCGCTGTTTGACCACAATACCATCGTGAGCAACGGCACCGGAACATCGCCGATCGCGGGCTGCTACTTCAATACCACCACTGCCCGCCTGACCTGCAACCGCATTGCGCTGAATCTCCCCTATCAGATCAAGTGCGAGAACGCCGCCAACATCGTCCTGAACCAGTACGGCCAGGCCTCCGCCGGCAACTATGTGGGAGCCGGCCAGAGTGCCCTCTGGTGCGGGTCGTGCGGATTCACGTGCATTTGCGAGGATCCACCGGCAGGCTTTGCGCCGCTGGTTTACCTGTCCACGTCCTACCCGCTGCTGAACTCCGGCTTCAATACTTTCCATTTTGACGTCAACGGCACGTACATGTACGATGTCAGTCAGCGCTGCCGAATCGTGAAGCAACACAATGTCAAGGAAAACTACTTCGAGCCGGACAATTCCGCACCCAGTTCCACGAACAAGCACTTCTGCCCGACGACCGGGTTTGTTGGCCAACCCTCCGCCAGCGGTACCACCTGCGGAACCCTGATCATTACCGAGAAAGACCCGGCCTTCGCCGCCTATTCCGATGCGGCCGCCAGCGAACTGAACAGCAGCTACAGCACGGCCAGCGAAGGCTACCGCGCCATGCTGGATCAATATCCTGACGATGAAGCCGCGCTTTGGGCCGCGCGTGGAGCCTTGCGGACGGGCCTGCACACCGTCCCTTCGGGCACAGTGCTCTTTGATTCGCTGTACACTCTTTGGGCCGATACGACCCGCCCGATGGCCGTAAGGTATGCCGGACGGCGCGAAGCGGTCTGGGCGCTCATTGCCGCGCAGAACTACGTTGCGGCTACGACCGAGTTGCAGACGATTCTGGCCGAACCGGCAGGCGAGGACAGCCTGTGGGCCGCCGTGGCGTCTGACATCGTGTCCCTGCTTTCTACAGGCGGGCCGCAGGTCCAAAGCACACCCGCATCCGCTCACCGGCGTTTGTCTGACTTCTATGACCGTCTGAATCATCGCATGGGCCGCCCGTCCGATCAGGAAGTCCTCGATAGCCAACCCGTGGTGCAGTCGGAGAAACTCTGCAAGGCTTATCCCAATCCCTTCAACAATACGGTAAACATCCAGTTTGAACTCACCGCCGATGCCGCCGTGCGGCTCGATGTGTTCAACCTGTTGGGCCAGAAGGTGGCCACGCTGGTCAATCAGCCAATGAAAGCTGGCTCCCACACCTACAGTTGGTCGGGTGAAAGCGCGTCCTCCGGCGTCTATTTCTACCGCTTCCAGGCTGGAACCCACGTCGAAACCCAAAAACTGATGCTGCTAAAGTAA
- a CDS encoding T9SS type A sorting domain-containing protein codes for MKTLIWLALMAWGLFLGEACACQDPWRFLGQPSPLMYCAIIDPADRSQVLAGAYAHVGDPQGGGVWACAETDTVWHYLGLRGRRIFRLVSYPYCRSNLFAATDNGIYMQIEDSTWTWFGGGTNDFMICPADTSLWVTLSEPEGNGSIYISRDSGQHWTWFGGPTDFHPFFWARNAPQVFYYTADYTLWRVSIPDSTFRLVLSVEEAIQGTAYHPVQPWVYALGYHHIGRYDEVTGDTLVFPLPDYITIGAAIAYTETGLLVYTDEGYFKVSDDLTEWQADTTNTVPAILLSAAPDHCLAINGAGIYVSGVPDATAPVRPLPATPALTVYPNPSNGGFVVTYDRPAMLQIYDLLGREVYTQEVERPGSVWLNPPGLSSGIYFLKATITNGSREIIPPAKIILLK; via the coding sequence ATGAAGACTCTGATTTGGCTTGCTTTGATGGCTTGGGGCCTCTTCTTGGGAGAGGCTTGCGCGTGTCAGGACCCGTGGCGGTTCCTTGGGCAGCCGTCACCTTTGATGTACTGTGCCATCATCGACCCGGCGGACCGCTCGCAGGTGCTGGCCGGAGCGTATGCGCATGTGGGAGATCCGCAAGGGGGCGGGGTCTGGGCCTGTGCGGAAACGGATACGGTCTGGCACTATCTTGGGCTGCGCGGCCGCCGCATTTTCCGGCTGGTGTCCTACCCCTACTGCCGGTCCAACCTCTTTGCCGCTACCGATAACGGAATCTACATGCAAATTGAGGACTCCACCTGGACGTGGTTTGGGGGCGGGACCAACGATTTTATGATCTGCCCAGCCGATACGTCTCTTTGGGTCACCCTGAGCGAACCAGAGGGTAACGGCTCCATCTATATTTCGCGCGACAGCGGCCAGCATTGGACGTGGTTCGGCGGGCCGACGGACTTTCATCCGTTCTTCTGGGCGCGCAACGCGCCGCAAGTTTTCTACTATACGGCGGACTACACGTTGTGGCGCGTCAGCATTCCCGACAGCACGTTCCGGCTTGTGCTGTCAGTTGAGGAAGCGATTCAAGGTACGGCGTACCATCCTGTGCAGCCGTGGGTTTATGCCCTCGGCTATCACCACATCGGCCGCTATGATGAGGTGACGGGGGATACCTTGGTATTCCCGCTTCCGGATTACATCACGATCGGAGCTGCCATCGCGTATACGGAGACCGGCCTGCTGGTTTACACTGACGAAGGCTATTTCAAGGTGTCCGACGACCTGACCGAGTGGCAGGCGGATACCACCAACACCGTTCCAGCCATCCTGCTGTCTGCCGCACCTGACCATTGCCTGGCCATCAATGGGGCGGGAATCTATGTGTCGGGCGTCCCCGATGCCACCGCGCCTGTCCGGCCACTCCCGGCTACGCCCGCCCTGACGGTCTATCCCAACCCCAGCAATGGCGGCTTTGTGGTCACCTATGATCGGCCTGCCATGCTACAGATCTATGATCTTTTGGGCCGGGAAGTTTATACGCAAGAGGTGGAGCGTCCCGGCTCGGTGTGGCTGAACCCGCCGGGGCTGTCTTCCGGCATCTATTTTCTTAAGGCTACAATCACAAATGGCAGCCGGGAAATCATCCCGCCTGCAAAAATAATTCTGCTCAAATGA